In the genome of Lacerta agilis isolate rLacAgi1 chromosome 2, rLacAgi1.pri, whole genome shotgun sequence, one region contains:
- the DCTN2 gene encoding dynactin subunit 2 isoform X1, translating into MADPKYADLPGIARNEPDVYETSDLPEDDQAEFDAFAQELEELTSTSVEHIIVNPNAAYDKFKDKRVGTKGLDFSDRISKTKRTGYESGDYEMLGEGLGVKETPQQKYQRLLHEVQELTAEVEKIKSTVKESAAEEKLTPVALAKQVASLKQQLVSTHLEKLLGPDAAINLTDPDGALAKRLLIQLETAKSTKVPPASGKSPAKTTAGPGNMVTYELHSRPEQDKFSQAAKIAELEKRLAELEATFRCEQDVQNPLSVGLQGASLMQTVEILQAKVSSLDTATLDQVEARLQSVLGKVNEIAKHKATVEDADTQSKVHQLYDTVQRWSPLASSLPEVVQRLVAVRQLHEQAMQFGQLLTHLDTTQQMISNSLKDNASLLTQVQKTMKENLATVEDNFATINARMQKLAK; encoded by the exons TTTGCACAA GAGCTG GAGGAGCTAACTAGCACCAGTGTGGAACATATCATAGTCAACCCCAATGCGGCTTATGACAAATTTAAGGACAAGCGAGTGGGCACTAAAGGACTAG ATTTCTCTGATCGTATTAGCAAAACCAAGAGAACTGGCTACGAGTCTGGAGACTATGAAATG ctagGGGAAGGCCTTGGTGTGAAGGAGACTCCCCAGCAGAAATACCAGCGTCTGCTGCATGAAGTTCAGGAGCTGACTGCCGAAGTTGAGAAGATCAAG AGCACCGTGAAGGAGTCGGCTGCCGAGGAGAAACTGACACCAGTTGCCCTTGCTAAGCAGGTGGCCAGCCTGAAACAACAACTCGTCTCCACCCACCTGGAGAAACTGCTGGGGCCAGATGCAGCCATCAACTTAACAGATCCTGATGGTGCTCTAGCCAA GCGTTTGCTCATTCAACTGGAAACAGCCAAGAGTACTAAAGTGCCCCCTGCAAGTGGGAAGAGCCCGGCGAAAACTACGGCTGGCCCAGGAAACATGGTGACTTATGAACTGCACTCCCGGCCCGAGCAGGACAAATTCTCTCAGGCTGCCAAG ATTGCAGAATTGGAGAAGCGGTTGGCTGAGCTGGAAGCAACGTTTCGCTGTGAGCAGGATGTCCAG aatcCTCTGTCTGTCGGATTGCAGGGAGCTAGTCTTATG CAAACTGTAGAGATCCTGCAGGCCAAAGTCAGCTCCTTGGACACAGCAACCCTGGACCAGGTGGAGGCAAGGCTACAG AGCGTCTTGGGAAAAGTGAATGAGATTGCCAAGCACAAGGCCACGGTGGAGGATGCAGACACCCAAAGCAAG gtGCATCAACTCTATGATACTGTGCAGCGCTGGAGCCCTCTGGCCAGCTCCCTCCCTGAGGTGGTGCAGCGCCTGGTTGCTGTGCGGCAGTTGCATGAACAAG CCATGCAGTTTGGGCAGCTCTTGACTCATTTGGACACTACCCAACAGATGATTTCTAATTCATTGAAGGACAACGCTTCTCTGCTGACACAG GTTCAGAAGACTATGAAGGAGAACCTGGCTACCGTGGAGGACAATTTTGCCACCATTAATGCACGGATGCAGAAGCTTGCCAAGTGA
- the DCTN2 gene encoding dynactin subunit 2 isoform X3 — MADPKYADLPGIARNEPDVYETSDLPEDDQAEFDAEELTSTSVEHIIVNPNAAYDKFKDKRVGTKGLDFSDRISKTKRTGYESGDYEMLGEGLGVKETPQQKYQRLLHEVQELTAEVEKIKSTVKESAAEEKLTPVALAKQVASLKQQLVSTHLEKLLGPDAAINLTDPDGALAKRLLIQLETAKSTKVPPASGKSPAKTTAGPGNMVTYELHSRPEQDKFSQAAKIAELEKRLAELEATFRCEQDVQNPLSVGLQGASLMQTVEILQAKVSSLDTATLDQVEARLQSVLGKVNEIAKHKATVEDADTQSKVHQLYDTVQRWSPLASSLPEVVQRLVAVRQLHEQAMQFGQLLTHLDTTQQMISNSLKDNASLLTQVQKTMKENLATVEDNFATINARMQKLAK, encoded by the exons GAGGAGCTAACTAGCACCAGTGTGGAACATATCATAGTCAACCCCAATGCGGCTTATGACAAATTTAAGGACAAGCGAGTGGGCACTAAAGGACTAG ATTTCTCTGATCGTATTAGCAAAACCAAGAGAACTGGCTACGAGTCTGGAGACTATGAAATG ctagGGGAAGGCCTTGGTGTGAAGGAGACTCCCCAGCAGAAATACCAGCGTCTGCTGCATGAAGTTCAGGAGCTGACTGCCGAAGTTGAGAAGATCAAG AGCACCGTGAAGGAGTCGGCTGCCGAGGAGAAACTGACACCAGTTGCCCTTGCTAAGCAGGTGGCCAGCCTGAAACAACAACTCGTCTCCACCCACCTGGAGAAACTGCTGGGGCCAGATGCAGCCATCAACTTAACAGATCCTGATGGTGCTCTAGCCAA GCGTTTGCTCATTCAACTGGAAACAGCCAAGAGTACTAAAGTGCCCCCTGCAAGTGGGAAGAGCCCGGCGAAAACTACGGCTGGCCCAGGAAACATGGTGACTTATGAACTGCACTCCCGGCCCGAGCAGGACAAATTCTCTCAGGCTGCCAAG ATTGCAGAATTGGAGAAGCGGTTGGCTGAGCTGGAAGCAACGTTTCGCTGTGAGCAGGATGTCCAG aatcCTCTGTCTGTCGGATTGCAGGGAGCTAGTCTTATG CAAACTGTAGAGATCCTGCAGGCCAAAGTCAGCTCCTTGGACACAGCAACCCTGGACCAGGTGGAGGCAAGGCTACAG AGCGTCTTGGGAAAAGTGAATGAGATTGCCAAGCACAAGGCCACGGTGGAGGATGCAGACACCCAAAGCAAG gtGCATCAACTCTATGATACTGTGCAGCGCTGGAGCCCTCTGGCCAGCTCCCTCCCTGAGGTGGTGCAGCGCCTGGTTGCTGTGCGGCAGTTGCATGAACAAG CCATGCAGTTTGGGCAGCTCTTGACTCATTTGGACACTACCCAACAGATGATTTCTAATTCATTGAAGGACAACGCTTCTCTGCTGACACAG GTTCAGAAGACTATGAAGGAGAACCTGGCTACCGTGGAGGACAATTTTGCCACCATTAATGCACGGATGCAGAAGCTTGCCAAGTGA
- the DCTN2 gene encoding dynactin subunit 2 isoform X2: MADPKYADLPGIARNEPDVYETSDLPEDDQAEFDAELEELTSTSVEHIIVNPNAAYDKFKDKRVGTKGLDFSDRISKTKRTGYESGDYEMLGEGLGVKETPQQKYQRLLHEVQELTAEVEKIKSTVKESAAEEKLTPVALAKQVASLKQQLVSTHLEKLLGPDAAINLTDPDGALAKRLLIQLETAKSTKVPPASGKSPAKTTAGPGNMVTYELHSRPEQDKFSQAAKIAELEKRLAELEATFRCEQDVQNPLSVGLQGASLMQTVEILQAKVSSLDTATLDQVEARLQSVLGKVNEIAKHKATVEDADTQSKVHQLYDTVQRWSPLASSLPEVVQRLVAVRQLHEQAMQFGQLLTHLDTTQQMISNSLKDNASLLTQVQKTMKENLATVEDNFATINARMQKLAK; encoded by the exons GAGCTG GAGGAGCTAACTAGCACCAGTGTGGAACATATCATAGTCAACCCCAATGCGGCTTATGACAAATTTAAGGACAAGCGAGTGGGCACTAAAGGACTAG ATTTCTCTGATCGTATTAGCAAAACCAAGAGAACTGGCTACGAGTCTGGAGACTATGAAATG ctagGGGAAGGCCTTGGTGTGAAGGAGACTCCCCAGCAGAAATACCAGCGTCTGCTGCATGAAGTTCAGGAGCTGACTGCCGAAGTTGAGAAGATCAAG AGCACCGTGAAGGAGTCGGCTGCCGAGGAGAAACTGACACCAGTTGCCCTTGCTAAGCAGGTGGCCAGCCTGAAACAACAACTCGTCTCCACCCACCTGGAGAAACTGCTGGGGCCAGATGCAGCCATCAACTTAACAGATCCTGATGGTGCTCTAGCCAA GCGTTTGCTCATTCAACTGGAAACAGCCAAGAGTACTAAAGTGCCCCCTGCAAGTGGGAAGAGCCCGGCGAAAACTACGGCTGGCCCAGGAAACATGGTGACTTATGAACTGCACTCCCGGCCCGAGCAGGACAAATTCTCTCAGGCTGCCAAG ATTGCAGAATTGGAGAAGCGGTTGGCTGAGCTGGAAGCAACGTTTCGCTGTGAGCAGGATGTCCAG aatcCTCTGTCTGTCGGATTGCAGGGAGCTAGTCTTATG CAAACTGTAGAGATCCTGCAGGCCAAAGTCAGCTCCTTGGACACAGCAACCCTGGACCAGGTGGAGGCAAGGCTACAG AGCGTCTTGGGAAAAGTGAATGAGATTGCCAAGCACAAGGCCACGGTGGAGGATGCAGACACCCAAAGCAAG gtGCATCAACTCTATGATACTGTGCAGCGCTGGAGCCCTCTGGCCAGCTCCCTCCCTGAGGTGGTGCAGCGCCTGGTTGCTGTGCGGCAGTTGCATGAACAAG CCATGCAGTTTGGGCAGCTCTTGACTCATTTGGACACTACCCAACAGATGATTTCTAATTCATTGAAGGACAACGCTTCTCTGCTGACACAG GTTCAGAAGACTATGAAGGAGAACCTGGCTACCGTGGAGGACAATTTTGCCACCATTAATGCACGGATGCAGAAGCTTGCCAAGTGA